In Glycine soja cultivar W05 chromosome 10, ASM419377v2, whole genome shotgun sequence, the genomic stretch TGAAGCAAATATGTTACCCATGAATTTTTATACTGTATTTCCTTTTTTAACCTACCTTTAGGGGGGATTTTCTCTCACTTTACCCCCATAGAAAACAGATATAAAAGTAagtgtaaaatatgtttgtgatTAGGGGGTTGGTTTTGCTTAAGTAAATCTCATGTTCAAACATTTGGTAAACAAAAAAGTTAGTACTGTAGATGTTATTAAGGCAATTTCACTTCCTTAAATATGTTTACCCAACTTTTGAATCAAAAAGATTTTAACAAGTCTTTCATATATAAAGagcgtaaaaaaaaacaactacttaattattaattaaaattttaatttttcttttaaaattaaccaCTTTTAAGAAAATCTACTTAATAATATGCTTTTAACATAAAAACTCAATAGATCAGTTCAGTCATTTAATTGATcaacatgaaaagaaaaaggaaacgaAAACACAATAAACTAAGTTGAGCTCCAAAATGTAGCTTAGCTTACTAAAGGCAAAAGCTTAATTAAGCCAGcttcatatatttaatttccaGTGTATTGACTTCCCACATGGAATAGATTCGTCAGTTTTACAAACTTGTGGCTCTAACAAAACtcgatattattttatatacatcAATAATCTATTTATCTACAGTGATAATTcgagaatatataaaaattaatttataaaattgtacCAAAATACTCATCGAAAGTTTTAATTCAATTACTCTAAGGTGAAAAAAATGAAGCTAGCAACATTTtcagttatatatataacaattaaaaattataagtacgATCTTGTTACAATTGAAAATGATCCTAACtagagtttcttttttaattttaacaattattgTATTTAGTCAACACATTTAATTCAAAGTTCAAAATCCTCTCACAGTCTCGTTTCCCCATGatatgtgtgtgagagagagattgaaataaatcataaacaTATATAGTAGTATATATGATTGACgattaaggatttttttatacttttaaggaTTTTGTTTTGCTTAAGTAAAATCTCTAATGTTTAATTTTAGTAACACAGAATTAGATGCAAAGAGAACTTCACTTTCATTTACTTAAAATGTGCACCAAACTTCCCTTAaaccaataaaaatttaatacgtCTTTCACgcgtaaataaaatattaataaagatCAAATTacattgattaaaaaactaaaaaagaaaaatatttattatatggtCTAAAATCATAGTAGAAAACACAAACTAGTAACAGTAATTCATAGCTgcgtttatttatatatattgatatagtGACGACATAGATCACCACGAGAGTTACATATTTAAGAGAACATGCAGCTTAAAACATTAGAACAAATTAATGGCACTACTTCTTGTTGCCCTTATCCGCACCATGCAGACCACTGAAATACCCCTGAGGGTTGTTTTCAAATGTTCCCCTTGAAATGTAAGATCCATCACCACCAGGGGCTTTCATATAACCCCCTGAACCACCGCCACTGCCACCACCTTTGCTAGAATTTCCTCCACCGCCACTTTTTGCATTACCGCCACCGCTACCGCCATCACTGCTACCACCTTTACCACCCATGTTTCAAATAATCACAACAGACACTCACTCAAGTTACTGAAATATTACGTAGATagcaaattaatttgataaacgGATATGCATGAAAACAGTTTTAGTTGGTTCGCTATTTATAGAAGAGAAATGGTAAAGCTCTGTTCAATAGTAATAAATGTTTATAGGAAAAACTTTCTGACTCTTATTAAATGATGATAGAAATTACTTAAAATCTCCTGTTATTTCCAACGAATACTTGAATTCATGCATGTGACGACACTGACGAGGAAAATTTTCCAATGCATTTAACTGCAGCCTCAGTTTCAATGAGATGgcatatcatggtttttctcaaTATCTTTCATGCTTTCCAAGGGATATAAACTAAAGCATAAATGGCGGGAGATAGTTGAATGTCTTAATTCAATATCTTAATGAATGAATGGCCAAATTGAAATTAATTCCTTTCAAGTATACTCCTAGTTCTAAGAGTACATTTACATGTGACCAGGCTAAATCTTAATGCATTTGACTGGTgccttaatttttaataatccCAGTGTTGTGCAACTGATGTGTTAAATACGGGAGAGATCACCTCACACTTATACTCCAACACTCAGCTTTCATGCTCCCAATtgttctcactcaattcttatATTTCCCGGGCAGTTGTGACTGCTGCTCTTAAATGCATGCGTAGCTTGAATTCTCCATGGACAGAAAAGATTGAAAAAGAAGTTCACaagttaaatttttgtttaaaaattagcTATAGTAAGTTTTAGTCTATGTACGTTTTGGGTTAACATATTATAGGagcaaagttttattttgtaaatgatTAATTCATGCCGAAAACTTAATTGGTCAACTTtaacaaagtttatcctcttaataactttttttttcatctacaaAGTCAATAAAGAATTTGATCTCATTTATACTTGGACCAACATCTactgatattttgtttttttacttgtattgtttgtattttagtatttttgacCCTTGTAAGTTTTAATCCTTGTACAAAACAAATTTAGTGTGTTCTAGTCCCTGCCATTTACACAGTTACTAACGTGGTGGTTATGAAACCATGATTTACCCAGACTTACTGCATTCGCAAATGTTTTTGGCATGTATTGacaaatttctttgattcattatgtttttttctcAAACCTGATCAATACACAACGTAAACAAGCCACAACACAGTTTAAGAATTTACAGCAATATCAACAATATTTCAGAATCAAAAAACAGTTGCAGCAACAAAACATTTTTCCTCAAAGGCCGAAATTTACAGCAATATCTGTCCAAAACAGTTTCAGAATCAAACGTTCAATATCAGTCCAAAATTTACAGCAATATCCCAAACAGTTTCAAATTTACAGCAATGTCTTTGGCCTGCCAAATGTAATCGATGTCACAGTAATGTCCTGGTccatttagtttttttcttaaacacTTGGCATCCTGATTTCACAATCACAGCCATAGCAGTCTTCAAGGCCTGAGCTTTGGGATCAGTCTTTTTAGCATTGTCCACTGCACGAGGAAAATCTGATCATTAGCATGAAATCAGTATTGTTTTGCGCCTATGTCACTTAAGCTGATATCATGATGGCTGAAAACTGGGAAGCCACACTTGTTACGTAAATATTATATACAATGCATCCCTCTAAACACTCCATTTTGCAGTTCACTGTTAACTCTTGACAAAACCCACTAATAACCATACAATTCTACATAGTACAGAAGCTAACATGATTCTCTTCTGTCTGAATCATACCAAATGTAGCAAAGTTTGGCAGCAAGCTGCAGAATTGCCACAATCACAACATGATAAACAAGTTCTGTACAACAAATAgaattatggtcatttttatttatgaatcagtaataaatctaaaactaaaaacagaaaatcaaGAATCATTTTCTCTTGGGGTATATTATATTCCTTAAATTATGTGAAAATAATTCCTCAGAACTAATAATGCACCAGACAAGAAGTTTGAGAAACAGAAAAAAAGGAGCGGGCAAACTCAGCAAGACACCCAATTCTTGAATGCTAATAACCACAGAAAATCCCCACAGAAGCCATCAAAGCGGCTTAGAAAATAGTCCTTTCCTATTCATTATATAATTCACATCCATTTACCATATGAACCGGGTAACCAACATCAGCAAACGGAAAATGTTTTAGCACAAAACAGACAATTAGTAGCGTCCAACTTTTCTAGTAACCAAAACATATCAACGCTACATAGATTAGaaatagatagataaatagATAATATTAAAGAAATGGACAATAAATGAATAATGCAAGACTCACCCTTACTAGGATTCGTGTTTCTCACACTATCCTGCATATCATAATCAGCAGTCTcgtttctcttttcaccatgcCATGTCCAACATGTATAGCTTTGATCAATTCCGATGCACACTAAATGCTCTTCCAACTCATGCATTAACTACCTTTGAATAACAACACTTCAAGCAAGGGCAAATGATTCTACTGGGGTTTTCTGCATGCTTAACTGCAAGCCTAATAAACTCTTTCACTCCATCCCCATATTCTTTTGACAATCGACCGGAAGACATTCATTTCCGATCCATAGTTTCTTGATCtatcaaattaatcattaacACTTATTTTGATGTCAAGATACAATGACTACATGTTGGATTTCTACTCCATCCAATACAGGGTGAGGATCCTATCGTATCTAGAACTGTCAAATTCGCATTATATTGTATGATTCTAAAGGCAGTGTTGACACAAAACAAgaccaaaaaaaagttattgtaacATTCTCATtcttgatttaataaaatttcggCAATATTTCCCATTAATTCTCCAAGCACACAACTTAATCCAAGTGGTCTAATCACTCAAATTAAGTACGTACCCAGGGAACGATGGGAAATACAAgccaatataattattaaatcaagAATAGAGACATACGAGAATGTCCTATATGTGAATTTACAATCCTAGACTGTCCAGCTTTGGACAATTCAAGAACTActtgtatattattttgaacTTCATATAAAAGTAGTTATTGAACAAGAAACTAAGGTAAATGCATAGCCTACAAGTATAAGATACAAACACAATCATAAACTACTTCAGTTGGAAGTCTTCAAATTAACACCACTAGCAACAATAAAGAATAAGAGAGTATTTAATCTCCCTCAATTTCGAGTATAATGTGATTTGTATATAACATAAGTCCAAAACTCAAAActggaaaagtaaaaaaaaaaaaaactgaatcaCATTAAGTAATAAATATATCCATCTCTGATCTctaccaaaaatataataagtaattGCTGCCCTGGAGCTTTTACATTTAAGTGTGTTTATAGATATTGGTCTAGTAGATAGAAATGGAAGCAAAAATTACAAAGACATTGGATATCTTCTTGTGTTAAGAAAGATATTGAAGTCAAGCATGTGTGGGGAGTGGATatacaatgcacacagggatagcAACAaaactgtttattttttaaattttgcaatAGGGTATATTCAAAATTGATACAGGGtgagaaagtaaatgaaaatgagtCAAAGTTGAGAGGAAATTTCAGAGAGAAAATGAACAGAGTTGGGTGAGTCTGTGTTTTTATGTAGAATTCTGATTGGTTACAGCTACAGAGATATTTATACACAGAACCTGAGAGTAAGGTTCCATGTACCGTAACCTAAACTATTCGTCTATTCCAATATTACTTAGAACATTGACTCTGTAATATTGTATCGTAGtatctgtatattttttttctctgtattTTGTATCCTTGTTGTGAGTTTCCATACTTCAGAATCAAGGAGCATACGCCCACTCATAAGAATTAAGAACCAACCACGCTAATCTTAAAATTATACTCATAGCTTTAAATTATTCAAGCCAACTCAACTCCAattattaaatcttaaaaaatgcAGCAGCAGCAGCTTGGGTCATATTATATTAATCATTGAAAGATGAAATACACATTTAACGACTTGACAGATTAAAAGCATATTTAGAAATAATGGGTGTAATTTTCATAATTCAAAAACTAATGAGTAGTGTATACTATGTCACGGgcagaaaataaaacatttcttttggcggtaaaaaaaataaaaaaataaaaaacctagttcggtgaaaaaaaaaatgcaagtggCACTGTGGCAGGGAATTATACCTTTCTTGAGGCGGCGAAAGGGAGAGGGGAGGCCCCAACCAAGCGTCTAATTgcgatgtaaaataaaatagggatcaaaatacatatttaaacttTTCAATAATACTCCCAACGAATATTCTTAAAgaagaacataaaataaatcaacaaaATAGGGGGAAAAATTAGTTATAAGTTAAGTTCAATTTAtacattttcagtttttttaaagaaaatctcttatttaactttttcataaacatctataaaattaataaaacttaaCATCAATGTTAAGGTTATAGCATTTAAAAATGCTCATAAGCTGTAAATTAGTAATTCAAAACGGGCTTATATTTGGAGAAAATTAATGACTttagaaaaagaattttaaatatttcctgAAATATACAGATGGTGCAGGTGGTATGCcaaatcttatttttctctaGAATTTGGTAACATGATATTAtgccaattttatttttgtctagaAATCTTTTGCTACCATTAATTTGGTAACTGTTCTCCCGATTTTGCTATCATTTGAACTTATATTGACATTTTTTACACGATTTGTGATTAGGGATTTAAATTTCCTTAACTAAAATCCCGTTCAATTGTGCATACAAAGGTGTTAATAGAACTTGACTTTTTAAAGCAGCATGTTCATTACGAATGGCTTTGGCACTGAATGCATGCATTATAAACGTTTGAAAAcccacacacatacacacttt encodes the following:
- the LOC114369553 gene encoding glycine-rich RNA-binding protein 8-like, producing the protein MGGKGGSSDGGSGGGNAKSGGGGNSSKGGGSGGGSGGYMKAPGGDGSYISRGTFENNPQGYFSGLHGADKGNKK